In Methanofervidicoccus sp. A16, the sequence GTTAGTGGCATTCACCACCTGTGGAGGGTGTCCAGGTAAGAGATTCCCATCTAGAATAAAACTCCTTAAAAATGCCTGTGATGCAGAGGCTGTCCATATAGCAAACTGCACTCTTTTAGAGCCTAAATGTCCATATATAGATATTGAAAAAATTACTGAAAAGTTAATGAGGGAGTTGGAGATTCCTATAGTATTGGGCACACATAAGGCTATAAAAAAAGATATTGTAGTATGTACCTGTGGAGATGAGGAAAAAGAGTAAAAAGATTGGATTATTATTTTATCTTTTTTATTTAATTATAATTAAATTTATTATATAATTATTGTTAAAACTTATTTTATAAACTTTTTTGAGGGATGTATAATGAAGGAGGTTGTAGGCACAACAGTATCTATCTGCCCTAAATGTTATAAAAAGATCCCTGCCACCCTCTACGAAGAG encodes:
- a CDS encoding CGGC domain-containing protein encodes the protein MKVGIIACEKMVMAGCPGKEACVSCFKAINEKSGAFERYKDVELVAFTTCGGCPGKRFPSRIKLLKNACDAEAVHIANCTLLEPKCPYIDIEKITEKLMRELEIPIVLGTHKAIKKDIVVCTCGDEEKE